A genome region from Coffea arabica cultivar ET-39 chromosome 7e, Coffea Arabica ET-39 HiFi, whole genome shotgun sequence includes the following:
- the LOC113701270 gene encoding probable aquaporin NIP-type — MAAGIDRVEEEEISRMEEGVESNKREYDYHKGFFSSKDIIIILQKIVAEVVGTYFVIFAGCGSVVVNKIYGNVTFPGVCVTWGLIVMVMVYTVGHVSGAHFNPAVTVAFAIFRGFPWREVPLYILAQLMGSTLASCTLALMFDVASDDYFGTVPAGSDGQSLAIEIIISFLLMFVISGVATDSRAIGNLAGITVGMTIMLNVFVAGPVSGASMNPARSFGPAIVKHVYKGLWVYIVGPIIGTILGAFVYNLIRYTDKPLEEHLKGGSFRNSLSRKYFDNSS; from the exons ATGGCTGCCGGTATTGATAGAGTTGAAGAGGAGGAAATCTCAAGAATGGAAGAAGGCGTTGAAAGCAACAAGCGGGAATACGATTATCACAAGGGCTTTTTCTCATCAAAAGATATCATTATCATCCTGCAAAAG ATTGTAGCAGAGGTGGTTGGGACCTACTTTGTAATTTTTGCCGGGTGTGGCTCAGTTGTTGTGAATAAAATCTATGGCAACGTCACATTTCCAGGCGTTTGCGTGACGTGGGGACTGATAGTGATGGTCATGGTTTACACCGTGGGTCATGTTTCTGGGGCTCATTTTAATCCTGCTGTCACAGTTGCATTTGCCATCTTTCGTGGGTTTCCCTGGAGAGAG GTGCCTCTGTACATTCTGGCTCAATTGATGGGCTCGACTCTGGCCAGTTGCACATTGGCTTTGATGTTCGATGTGGCTTCCGACGATTATTTTGGTACCGTACCAGCTGGGTCCGATGGACAGTCTCTTGCCATAGAAATTATCATCTCCTTCCTATTAATGTTCGTCATCTCCGGCGTCGCCACGGACAGTAGAGCG ATAGGAAACCTGGCAGGAATCACAGTGGGAATGACCATCATGCTAAACGTGTTCGTGGCAGG GCCAGTTTCGGGTGCATCGATGAATCCAGCAAGGAGCTTTGGTCCAGCCATAGTTAAGCATGTTTATAAAGGCTTATGGGTTTATATAGTTGGACCAATTATCGGAACCATACTCGGAGCATTTGTCTATAACTTGATCAGGTACACTGATAAGCCGCTCGAAGAGCATTTGAAAGGCGGATCATTTCGCAACAGTCTttccagaaaatattttgatAATTCTAGCTAG
- the LOC113700494 gene encoding U-box domain-containing protein 45 has protein sequence MDLPNHHVVAATAPTEAAVATTTAGASPDTDVPLRSPSPSKVSEILHLIQSDDVQQKVEAAREIRRLAKTSQRYRRHFSDAVNPLVQMLLYANSVEANEAALLALLNLAVKDETNKISIIDAGALGAIVGFLQSEHPLQEHATAALLTLSASSVNKPIISAAGTIPLLVEILRDGCMQMKVDAVMALYNLSTHPGNLNLILQTEPVPCIVDLIKSSKKSSKTAEKCTALVESLVGFEEGRIALTSEEGGVLAVVEVLESGSLQSREHAVGTLLTMCQSDRSKYREPILREGVIPGLLELTIQGSLKSQSKAQLLLRLLRDSPYPRSELQPDTLENIVSSLISQIDGEDQAGKAKQMLAEMVQVSMEQSLRHLQQRALVYTPADLPVASCASEVSSK, from the exons ATGGACTTGCCGAACCACCACGTTGTCGCTGCTACAGCTCCTACCGAAGCAGCAGTAGCAACGACAACCGCCGGCGCAAGTCCCGATACAGATGTGCCTCTTCGCAGTCCGAGTCCATCTAAAGTCAGTGAAATACTCCATCTCATTCAATCCGACGACGTACAACAAAAAGTTGAAGCCGCCAGGGAGATCCGCCGGCTCGCCAAGACTTCCCAGAGGTACCGTCGTCATTTCTCTGACGCCGTTAACCCCCTCGTGCAGATGCTCCTTTATGCTAACTCCGTTGAGGCCAACGAAGCCGCCCTTCTCGCCCTCCTCAACCTCGCCGTCAAAGACGAAAC GAATAAGATAAGTATAATTGATGCTGGTGCTCTTGGGGCCATCGTAGGTTTTCTTCAGTCGGAACATCCATTGCAGGAGCATGCAACTGCAGCCTTGCTAACATTATCTGCTTCATCTGTAAATAAGCCAATTATTAGTGCTGCTGGGACCATCCCTCTCCTTGTGGAAATCCTAAGAGATGGATGCATGCAAATGAAGGTTGATGCTGTTATGGCTCTTTATAATCTCTCGACTCATCCGGGCAATTTAAACCTAATTCTTCAAACAGAACCAGTTCCTTGTATAGTTGATTTGATAAAATCTTCTAAGAAGTCTTCAAAAACAGCTGAAAAATGTACAGCTCTCGTGGAATCTTTGGTAGGCTTTGAAGAGGGCAGAATTGCATTGACATCTGAAGAAGGTGGAGTACTTGCAGTTGTAGAAGTGCTTGAAAGTGGTTCTCTTCAAAGCCGGGAACATGCTGTAGGAACACTTTTGACAATGTGTCAGAGTGATCGGAGTAAGTATAGGGAACCAATTCTACGGGAAGGCGTAATACCTGGTCTTCTTGAGCTTACCATTCAAGGATCACTGAAGTCCCAGTCAAAAGCGCAACTGCTTCTGCGGTTGCTAAGAGACTCTCCTTATCCAAGGTCTGAGCTTCAACCAGACACCCTAGAGAACATAGTTTCCAGCCTAATATCTCAGATAGACGGCGAGGATCAAGCAGGGAAGGCCAAGCAGATGCTAGCCGAGATGGTACAAGTTAGTATGGAGCAGAGTTTAAGACATTTACAGCAGAGGGCCCTGGTATACACTCCAGCTGATTTGCCAGTGGCTAGTTGTGCATCTGAGGTTTCATCTAAGTGA
- the LOC113701252 gene encoding protease Do-like 7, with the protein MGDSMERLGSEEAASLMKEELCMEIDPPFKENLATAEDWRKALNKVVPAVVVLRTNACRAFDTESAGASYATGFIVDKRRGIILTNRHVVKPGPVVAEAMFVNREEIPVHPIYRDPVHDFGFFQYDPGAIQFLSYEEIPLAPEAACVGLEIRVVGNDSGEKVSILAGTLARLDRDAPHYKKDGYNDFNTFYMQAASGTKGGSSGSPVIDWQGRAVALNAGSKSSSASAFFFPLERVVRALKFLQKGRDSFSEKWEAVSIPRGTLQVTFSHKGFDETRRLGLQSETEQLVRSASPPGETGMLVVDSVVPGGPAHNFLEPGDVLVRMNGEVITQFLRMETLFDDSVNEKVELQIERGGKSVVVNLVVQDLHSITPDYFLEVSGAVIHPLSYQQARNFRFHCGIVYVAEPGYMLFRAGVPRHAIIKKFAGEDISRLEDFITILSKLSRGARVPLEYITYGDRHRRKSVLVTIDRHEWYAPPQLYKRDDSSGLWIAKSALHSDAPISSSVSNRVQEIENHTLSPSTGEICPMEQIHQSVGLESTDGITSMETSYEQVAEERHSQDESDAGTKKRRVEEERSADGNVIVDYSLHEPREERLEDSGNVDNAVSRGYRGSTAVAANASVAERVIEPTLVMFEVHVPSACMIDGVHSQHFFGTGVIIYHSETMGLVAVDKNTVAVSVSDVMLSFAAFPMEIPGEVVFLHPVHNFALVAYDPSALGAVGISMVRAAELHPEPALRRGDPVYLVGLSRSLQATSRKSFVTNPCAALNIGSADCPRYRATNMEVTELDTDFGSTFSGVLTDELGRVQAVWGSFSTQLKYGCNSSEDHQFVRGLSIYTISQVLDKIISGGDGPRLLINGVKRPMPLVRILEVELYPTLLSKARSFGLSDAWIQALVKKDPIRRQVLRVKGCLAGSRAESLLEQGDMVLAINKVPVTCFHDIEDACQALDQCDNSDGRLSMTIFRQGHELELLVGTDVRDGNGTARVINWCGCIVQDPHPAVRALGFLPEEGHGVYVARWCHGSPVHRYGLYALQWIVEVNGKRTPDLDAFVDATKELEHGEFVRVRTVHLNGKPRVLTLKQDLHYWPTWELRFDPETAIWRRKTIKSLDCCTTCVITVDK; encoded by the exons ATGGGGGATTCAATGGAGAGATTGGGATCGGAGGAAGCGGCAAGTTTGATGAAGGAGGAGCTGTGTATGGAGATCGATCCGCCGTTTAAAGAGAACCTCGCCACTGCAGAGGACTGGCGTAAGGCGCTTAATAAGGTGGTTCCGGCCGTAGTCGTGCTTCGTACTAATGCTTGTCGAGCATTTGATACTGAGTCCGCTGGCGCCAGCTATGCAACCGGCTTCATTGTTGATAAACGCCGCGGCATTATACTCACCAATCGACATGTTGTTAAACCAG GGCCTGTGGTAGCAGAAGCAATGTTTGTGAATCGTGAAGAGATACCTGTTCATCCCATATACAGGGACCCG GTACATGACTTTGGCTTCTTTCAATATGACCCTGGGGCAATTCAATTTCTGAGCTATGAGGAGATCCCTCTTGCACCGGAAGCTGCTTGTGTTGGACTGGAGATAAGGGTTGTTGGGAATGATAGTGGAGAAAAG GTGTCCATTTTAGCTGGTACTCTTGCTCGCTTGGATAGAGATGCTCCTCATTACAAGAA AGATGGCTACAATGACTTCAACACATTCTACATGCAA GCTGCTTCAGGGACCAAAGGTGGTTCAAGTGGTTCGCCCGTGATTGATTGGCAAGGCAGAGCAGTTGCCTTAAATGCAGGGAGCAAGTCATCAAGTGCTTCggcatttttctttccgttaGAACGA GTGGTAAGGGCAttgaaatttttacaaaaaGGAAGAGATTCATTTTCAGAAAAATGGGAAGCAGTTTCAATTCCTCGTGGTACGCTTCAG GTCACATTTTCACATAAAGGATTTGATGAGACACGTCGACTTGGTCTTCAAAGTGAAACAGAACAG CTGGTGCGCAGTGCATCTCCTCCTGGGGAAACTGGAATGCTAGTCGTGGATTCTGTT GTACCAGGCGGTCCAGCTCATAATTTTTTGGAGCCAGGTGATGTACTTGTTCGTATGAATGGGGAG GTAATTACCCAGTTCCTGAGGATGGAGACTTTATTTGACGACAGTGTCAACGAGAAAGTTGAACTTCAAATTGAAAGGGGCGGCAAATCAGTCGTCGTGAACTTGGTG GTTCAAGATCTTCACTCCATAACCCCAGATTACTTCTTGGAAGTCAGTGGTGCTGTGATACACCCTCTTTCTTATCAACAG GCTAGAAATTTTCGTTTTCACTGTGGCATTGTCTATGTTGCAGAACCAGG ATACATGCTCTTCAGAGCTGGAGTTCCAAGACATGCTATCATTAAGAAGTTTGCAGGTGAAGATATATCAAGGCTTGAGGACTTCATTACTATTCTTTCAAAGTTGTCTAGGGGTGCACGAGTGCCACTGGAATATATAACCTATGGGGATCGTCATCGTAGAAAG TCTGTCCTTGTCACAATTGACCGCCATGAGTGGTATGCCCCACCTCAGCTATACAAGCGTGATGACAGCTCAGGTCTATGGATAGCAAAGTCAGCTTTGCATTCTGACGCTCCAATTTCATCATCTGTCTCCAATCGTGTGCAAGAAATAGAAAACCATACATTATCTCCAAGCACAGGCGAAATTTGTCCAATGGAGCAGATACATCAGTCTGTAGGACTGGAATCAACTGATGGCATTACCAGCATGGAAACTAGTTATGAACAGGTTGCCGAGGAAAGACATTCTCAGGATGAATCTGATGCTGGGACAAAGAAAAGGAGAGTGGAGGAGGAAAGATCTGCTGATGGAAATGTAATAGTGGATTATTCTTTACATGAGCCTAGAGAGGAAAGGTTGGAGGACTCTGGAAATGTTGATAATGCAGTTTCAAGAGGTTATCGAGGTTCCACTGCTGTAGCAGCTAATGCTTCAGTTGCTGAACGTGTGATAGAGCCCACACTTGTAATGTTTGAG GTTCATGTGCCATCCGCCTGTATGATAGATGGAGTCCACTCACAACATTTCTTTGGAACTGGTGTTATTATATATCATTCAGAAACGATGGGATTAGTTGCAGTTGACAAAAATACAGTTGCAGTATCTGTTTCTGATGTGATGCTGTCTTTTGCTGCTTTTCCAATGGAAATACCTGGAGAG GTGGTTTTTCTCCATCCTGTCCATAATTTTGCTCTTGTTGCGTACGACCCTTCTGCATTGGGAGCTGTTGGTATCTCAATGGTTCGTGCTGCTGAGCTCCATCCAG AACCTGCGCTTCGCCGTGGAGATCCTGTCTATCTCGTGGGTTTGAGTAGAAGCCTACAGGCAACTTCAAGAAAATCCTTTGTCACCAATCCATGTGCTGCTTTAAATATTGGCTCAGCTGATTGTCCACGTTACAGAGCAACCAATATGGAAGTCACTGAACTTGATACTG ATTTTGGGAGTACATTTTCTGGTGTACTGACTGATGAGCTTGGGAGAGTGCAGGCTGTATGGGGAAGCTTTTCAACTCAG CTCAAATATGGATGCAATTCATCTGAAGATCATCAATTTGTCCGGGGCCTTTCCATATATACTATCAGTCAGGTCCTTGATAAGATAATATCTGGTGGTGATGGTCCTCGCCTTTTGATAAATGGTGTGAAGAGACCAATGCCACTTGTAAGGATATTGGAAGTTGAACTGTACCCTACTTTACTTTCTAAAGCTCGGAGTTTTGGATTGAGTGATGCTTGGATCCAG GCTCTTGTGAAAAAAGATCCTATTAGACGTCAAGTATTGAGGGTTAAAGGGTGCCTAGCTGGGTCAAGGGCTGAAAGTCTATTAGAACAAGGTGACATGGTTTTGGCAATCAATAAAGTACCTGTTACATGCTTTCATGACATTGAAGATGCTTGCCAAGCGCTAGACCAGTGTGATAATAGTGATGGGAGACTTAGCATGACTATATTCCGTCAG GGCCATGAGCTTGAACTACTTGTGGGAACAGACGTGAGAGATGGGAATGGAACCGCTCGTGTGATAAACTGGTGTGGATGTATAGTCCAAGATCCCCACCCTGCGGTGCGTGCTCTTGGATTTCTTCCTGAAGAAGGCCATGGTGTTTATGTGGCCAG GTGGTGTCACGGGAGTCCTGTACATCGATATGGTCTGTATGCTCTCCAATGGATTGTCGAGGTCAACGGGAAACGAACTCCTGATTTGGATGCTTTTGTTGACGCAACGAAG GAGTTGGAACATGGTGAGTTTGTCCGTGTCAGAACAGTACACTTAAATGGGAAGCCTCGAGTACTTACCCTGAAGCAGGATTTACATTACTGGCCTACATGGGAGCTGAGATTTGACCCTGAAACTGCAATTTGGCGAAGAAAGACGATCAAATCTTTAGATTGCTGCACTACTTGCGTTATAACGGTGGACAAATAG